The Pyrenophora tritici-repentis strain M4 chromosome 8, whole genome shotgun sequence genome contains a region encoding:
- a CDS encoding putative set domain-containing protein produces the protein MFTPPDTTYQIVKTRNKGRGMVASRDIAAGEVILRETPLVVLPYPKSMAPLLLLLPKQTLKTILLLHSTMPDEKKFSADWDIPHNRLLDALMGCINSNSFDGKTLYGLMGILVLTGPMFNHDSSHNVTRKVIFGRKQGKSHLEFSAVRNIVKDEELTVLYNKDPAAVARYGILESLDIEQDGPCWECRFF, from the coding sequence ATGTTCACGCCACCAGACACGACATACCAAATTGTCAAGACCAGGAACAAAGGACGTGGAATGGTAGCTAGTCGCGATATTGCCGCAGGCGAAGTCATCCTTCGGGAGACTCCTCTCGTGGTACTCCCCTACCCAAAATCTATGGCTCCTCTCTTACTCCTTCTGCCTAAGCAAACTCTGAAGACTATTCTACTTTTGCACAGCACTATGCCTGACGAAAAGAAATTTTCGGCTGATTGGGATATCCCTCACAATCGTCTTCTCGATGCTCTTATGGGTTGTATCAATAGCAATTCTTTCGACGGCAAGACCCTATATGGTCTGATGGGAATACTTGTCCTGACTGGCCCCATGTTCAACCATGACAGCTCGCACAACGTCACACGCAAAGTCATCTTCGGCCGGAAGCAAGGGAAGAGTCATTTGGAATTTTCTGCGGTTCGCAACATTGTCAAAGACGAGGAACTGACGGTTTTGTACAATAAAGACCCCGCTGCTGTTGCAAGATACGGCATCTTAGAGTCCCTGGATATCGAGCAAGATGGACCATGTTGGGAATGCAGATTCTTTTAA
- a CDS encoding AdhP, Zn-dependent alcohol dehydrogenase: MSSSPDFQGWVAHDPSAADGNMKWGDYTPKNFESTDIEMEISHCGVCGSDIHTLRSGWGPSDYPLVVGHEIIGKVTRVGDDVKDLKVGDRVGVGAQSDCCEACRPCKTKQESNCNNFVMTYNAKYKTGDKAMGGYAKNWRGPASFAIPIPEGLPSEYAAPLMCGGVTVYNPLVSYGAGPGKRVGVVGIGGLGHFALLFAKALGCDEVVAISRSSSKKADALELGADKFIATGEDPDWMNKNAAGLDIIISTISGGFPLDQYLNLLDVNGTFVQLGAPDDPLPSFSPMGLIFKNLKIAGSLIGTRQHIRDMLELAKKTNLKAWVQVRPMSEANDVIVDFEKGLPRYRYVLKN; encoded by the coding sequence ATGTCTTCATCACCCGACTTCCAGGGCTGGGTTGCCCACGACCCTTCCGCCGCTGATGGAAACATGAAATGGGGCGACTACACCCCCAAGAACTTTGAGTCCACCGACATCGAGATGGAAATCAGCCACTGCGGTGTCTGCGGTTCCGACATTCACACTCTCCGCTCCGGCTGGGGCCCCTCAGACTACCCTCTTGTCGTTGGCCACGAGATCATTGGCAAGGTCACCCGTGTTGGTGAcgatgtcaaggacctcaAGGTTGGTGACCGCGTCGGTGTTGGTGCGCAGAGCGACTGCTGCGAGGCTTGCCGACCTTGCAAGACCAAGCAGGAGAGCAACTGTAACAACTTCGTCATGACCTACAACGCAAAGTACAAGACTGGTGACAAGGCCATGGGTGGTTACGCAAAGAACTGGCGTGGACCTGCTTCATTCGCCATTCCCATTCCCGAGGGCCTGCCTTCTGAGTACGCTGCTCCCCTCATGTGCGGTGGTGTAACCGTATACAACCCTCTCGTCTCATACGGTGCCGGCCCAGGAAAGCGTGTGGGTGTCGTTGGTATTGGAGGTCTCGGCCACTTTGCACTCCTCTTCGCGAAGGCTCTTGGATGCGACGAGGTTGTTGCCATTTCCCGCTCTTCCAGCAAGAAGGCCGATGCCCTTGAGCTTGGTGCTGACAAGTTCATTGCAACTGGCGAGGACCCTGACTGGATGAACAAGAACGCCGCTGGCCTCGACATCATCATCTCCACCATCTCCGGCGGTTTCCCTCTCGACCAGTACCTCAACCTCCTCGACGTCAACGGTACTTTCGTCCAGCTCGGTGCCCCCGACGACCCATTGCCCAGCTTCTCTCCCATGGGCTTGATCTTCAAGAACTTGAAGATTGCTGGTAGCTTGATCGGCACCAGGCAGCACATCCGGGACATGTTGGAGTTGGCTAAGAAGACAAACCTGAAGGCTTGGGTACAGGTCAGGCCAATGTCTGAGGCCAATGATGTTATTGTTGATTTCGAAAAGGGCCTACCCAGGTACCGATATGTGCTTAAGAACTAG